One window from the genome of Natrialba magadii ATCC 43099 encodes:
- a CDS encoding PGF-CTERM sorting domain-containing protein has protein sequence MGRKPPRELSLQRFAALVMAVVLITSGIAGTAVAGSETGIDQADPADEVFVTDDGDAVLLYEDEDEDDDLDGSAEFGLDASESVVYALISDDIEEDIDAAFSFALGEDGMESDGSFVADRPDAINDFSMNADGEQNEETNELDADLELVLDTQEFPEADFVQSATSSGEMVSSADEFAMEGDLSVSHIMPAEGSETGLDLTITETDGSYAVDVSQQDTLQPFEVDQWETEADAKAALEAEYGAIAQELGGDATVTIHDHEFDADTAGGGYIDVEYTIELENVKDGLEQLIADELTNDPELDISQSDAEEVAADILAAELDAFEFSYAIGENTVDAEWDIAFSNFETTAMAVLDLVDAVDEMDEGFDDEFDDYAEMYEAQVEADLTQTSTWDLRYEASGANEATLTFDYASNAENWEEYTDELAERDIDSPAFAIDATATTDDDEVSVEMALEFTQEEFLETAINAMVQDLQNDPMMDDEAVALATAFEEAELELAKFDLDMDDGTITMEAGATFDDISAFESHLSDAYHGLTVEHVYADTDDEAAYVYATGMVDADATEDDVREHAIVDDATTVHMPGEWDEEHPRLDMGQVTEFLGTDATDSETESEDDGLPGFGAVAALVAMLSALGLARWHN, from the coding sequence ATGGGAAGGAAACCTCCGCGCGAACTGTCCCTCCAGCGGTTCGCGGCACTTGTTATGGCAGTGGTATTGATCACCTCAGGTATTGCTGGCACTGCTGTTGCCGGCTCTGAGACGGGTATCGACCAGGCAGACCCAGCGGACGAAGTGTTCGTTACCGACGACGGTGACGCCGTCCTCCTCTACGAGGACGAGGACGAGGACGACGATCTCGACGGGAGTGCCGAGTTCGGCCTCGACGCGAGTGAATCGGTCGTCTACGCGCTGATTTCCGACGACATCGAAGAGGACATCGACGCGGCGTTCTCGTTCGCCCTCGGTGAGGACGGCATGGAATCTGACGGCTCGTTCGTCGCCGACCGGCCGGACGCGATCAACGACTTCTCGATGAACGCCGACGGCGAGCAGAACGAGGAGACGAACGAACTCGACGCGGATCTCGAACTCGTCCTCGACACCCAGGAGTTCCCCGAAGCGGACTTCGTCCAGTCGGCAACCTCCTCCGGTGAGATGGTCTCGAGTGCAGACGAGTTCGCCATGGAAGGCGACCTCAGCGTCTCACACATCATGCCCGCCGAGGGCTCCGAGACTGGTCTCGACCTGACGATCACCGAGACTGACGGCAGCTACGCAGTCGATGTCAGTCAGCAGGACACCCTCCAGCCGTTCGAGGTCGACCAGTGGGAAACTGAGGCCGACGCGAAGGCAGCACTCGAAGCCGAGTACGGCGCAATCGCACAGGAACTCGGCGGCGACGCAACGGTCACCATCCACGACCACGAGTTCGACGCCGACACGGCCGGTGGCGGCTACATCGACGTCGAATATACGATCGAACTCGAGAACGTCAAAGACGGTCTCGAACAGCTAATCGCGGACGAACTCACGAACGACCCTGAACTCGACATCAGCCAGTCCGACGCCGAGGAGGTCGCAGCTGACATCCTCGCCGCCGAACTCGACGCGTTCGAGTTCTCCTACGCGATCGGTGAGAACACGGTCGACGCGGAGTGGGACATCGCGTTCAGTAACTTCGAGACGACCGCAATGGCAGTCCTCGACCTCGTCGACGCCGTCGACGAGATGGACGAGGGGTTCGATGACGAGTTCGACGACTACGCAGAGATGTACGAGGCACAGGTCGAAGCGGACCTCACGCAGACCTCGACCTGGGACCTCCGATACGAGGCCTCCGGCGCGAACGAGGCGACGCTCACCTTCGACTACGCCTCCAACGCAGAGAACTGGGAGGAGTACACGGACGAACTCGCAGAGCGCGACATCGACTCGCCTGCGTTCGCCATCGACGCCACGGCGACGACTGACGACGACGAAGTCAGTGTCGAGATGGCACTCGAGTTCACCCAGGAGGAGTTCCTCGAGACCGCGATCAACGCGATGGTGCAGGACCTCCAGAACGATCCGATGATGGATGACGAGGCGGTTGCGCTCGCAACGGCGTTCGAAGAGGCGGAACTCGAACTCGCGAAGTTCGATCTCGATATGGACGACGGCACGATTACGATGGAAGCCGGAGCGACGTTCGACGACATTAGCGCGTTCGAATCGCACCTCTCCGATGCGTACCACGGGCTCACCGTCGAGCACGTCTACGCCGACACTGACGACGAAGCGGCGTACGTCTACGCAACCGGGATGGTTGACGCTGATGCGACCGAAGACGACGTGCGCGAGCACGCGATTGTCGACGACGCAACGACTGTCCACATGCCCGGTGAGTGGGACGAAGAGCACCCACGACTCGACATGGGACAGGTGACTGAGTTCCTCGGTACCGACGCAACGGACTCCGAGACGGAGTCTGAGGACGACGGCCTGCCAGGCTTCGGTGCCGTTGCGGCGCTGGTCGCGATGCTGTCGGCGCTTGGACTGGCACGCTGGCACAACTGA
- a CDS encoding cold-shock protein, which yields MAKGTVDFFNDTGGYGFIETEDADDDVFFHMEDVGGPDLEEGQELEFDIEQADKGPRATNVTRL from the coding sequence ATGGCGAAAGGAACTGTCGATTTCTTTAACGACACAGGCGGCTACGGATTCATCGAAACTGAGGATGCGGACGACGACGTGTTCTTCCACATGGAAGACGTTGGCGGCCCGGACCTCGAAGAAGGACAGGAGCTCGAGTTTGACATCGAGCAGGCCGACAAGGGCCCACGAGCAACCAACGTCACCCGACTGTAA
- the mce gene encoding methylmalonyl-CoA epimerase — protein sequence MHFEHAGIATENARELADLYTDLFGIENVHEEEFDGMRIIFLDCGNGYFELLEPLEDGTIAQYLEQNGPGIHHLALRTNDIEGALETAREHDVRLIDEEPRPGAWGHTVAFLHPSDTGGILLELVEH from the coding sequence ATGCACTTCGAACACGCCGGCATCGCGACCGAGAACGCGCGCGAACTCGCCGACTTGTACACCGACCTCTTCGGCATCGAGAACGTCCACGAGGAGGAGTTCGACGGCATGCGAATCATCTTCCTCGACTGTGGGAACGGCTACTTCGAACTCCTCGAGCCACTCGAGGACGGCACTATCGCACAGTACCTCGAGCAAAACGGACCGGGTATCCATCACCTCGCGCTCCGGACCAACGATATCGAGGGGGCACTCGAGACGGCCCGCGAACACGACGTGCGCCTGATCGACGAAGAGCCGCGCCCGGGTGCGTGGGGCCATACGGTGGCGTTCCTGCACCCGTCGGATACTGGTGGCATTTTGCTGGAGCTCGTCGAGCATTAG
- a CDS encoding aldo/keto reductase encodes MDPERPTETIRAGGAEIPVLGFGTARMTGEECQRAVDAALDAGYRHIDTAQMYDNEAAVGAAISESSVDRDDIFVVTKVHPDNAAPAAVHETTRASLDRLGLDAVDLLLLHAPSDEAPLSATLGAMNELQEEGVVDHIGVSNFSVGQLESAREHSETPIVTNQVKYHPYHHQDELLEHCVDHDICLTAYSPLAEGAVPGDDRLGAVGEPYGKSAAQVALRWLVQQPTVAAIPKAASHEHIAANAAIFDFELSEDDMEAVTAVGDGVWSQLATALGLR; translated from the coding sequence ATGGACCCTGAACGTCCAACCGAGACGATTCGCGCTGGCGGCGCTGAAATCCCCGTCCTCGGCTTCGGCACCGCACGGATGACCGGCGAGGAGTGCCAGCGAGCCGTCGACGCCGCACTCGACGCTGGCTATCGGCACATCGACACCGCACAGATGTACGACAACGAGGCAGCCGTTGGTGCTGCGATTTCGGAAAGTTCCGTCGATCGTGACGACATCTTCGTCGTCACCAAAGTCCACCCCGACAACGCCGCACCCGCAGCCGTCCACGAGACGACACGGGCGAGTCTCGACCGGCTCGGCCTCGACGCCGTCGACCTGCTCTTGCTTCACGCACCGAGCGACGAGGCACCGCTGTCGGCAACGCTTGGCGCGATGAACGAACTGCAGGAGGAGGGCGTCGTCGATCACATCGGCGTCAGCAACTTTTCGGTGGGGCAACTCGAGTCCGCCCGCGAGCACTCCGAGACGCCGATCGTGACGAACCAGGTGAAGTACCACCCGTATCATCACCAGGACGAGTTGCTGGAGCACTGCGTCGACCACGACATCTGCCTGACTGCGTACAGCCCGCTCGCGGAGGGTGCGGTGCCGGGTGACGACCGGCTCGGGGCGGTCGGCGAGCCTTACGGCAAGTCGGCCGCGCAGGTCGCCCTGCGGTGGCTGGTCCAGCAGCCGACCGTCGCGGCGATTCCGAAAGCGGCGAGTCACGAGCACATCGCGGCCAACGCAGCTATTTTCGACTTCGAGCTTTCCGAGGACGACATGGAAGCGGTGACTGCCGTTGGCGACGGCGTCTGGTCGCAGTTGGCAACGGCGCTCGGACTTCGCTGA
- a CDS encoding acyl-CoA mutase large subunit family protein, with amino-acid sequence MFDPDELEEIRAGREDWHDDDVEPVLDRFGERQETFTTDTGGQEVDRLYTPDDVANLDYQEDLGYPGEPPYTRGVYSTGYRGRLWTMRQYAGFSTPADTNERYHYLLDQGQTGLSMAFDLPTQMGYDSDADMAAGEVGKAGVAIDSLADMEIVFDGIPLDEVSTSMTINAPASVLLAMYIAVGDQQGVDRAELRGTIQNDLLKEYIARNTYIYPPEPSMRIITDIFEFCAEETPKFNTISISGYHIREAGSTAAQELAFTLGNGIEYVEAAIEAGLDVDDFAPQLSFFFNGHNNIFEEVAKFRAARRMWHDIMDERFDPDDPKSKQLKFHTQTAGSMLTAQQIENNVVRVAYQALAAVLGGTQSLHTNGKDEALALPTEESVRTALRTQQILAHESGAADTIDPLAGSYYVESLTDDVEEEAYEIIEAVDSRGGMLEAVEQQWVQRQIQDTAFDRQKEIEDKERIIVGVNEFEVDEDPEMDVEEITEEDERRQIKNVQSVRDDRDEDAVADALESLREAARGEENLMPHIIAAVKTYATVGEICNVLRDEFGEYQPGSAV; translated from the coding sequence ATGTTCGACCCCGACGAACTCGAGGAGATCCGTGCCGGCCGGGAGGACTGGCACGACGACGACGTCGAACCGGTGCTCGATCGCTTTGGTGAGCGCCAGGAGACGTTCACGACCGACACGGGTGGCCAGGAGGTCGACCGACTCTACACGCCGGATGACGTAGCGAATCTCGACTATCAGGAGGACCTGGGCTATCCCGGTGAGCCGCCGTACACGCGCGGGGTCTACTCCACCGGCTACCGGGGTCGGCTGTGGACCATGCGACAGTACGCCGGTTTCTCGACGCCTGCGGACACGAACGAACGCTATCACTACCTGCTCGATCAGGGCCAGACCGGGCTCTCGATGGCGTTCGACCTGCCGACGCAGATGGGGTACGACTCCGACGCCGACATGGCCGCCGGCGAGGTCGGGAAGGCCGGCGTCGCCATCGACTCGCTCGCGGACATGGAGATCGTTTTCGACGGCATCCCGCTGGACGAGGTGTCGACGTCGATGACGATCAACGCACCAGCCTCTGTCTTGCTCGCGATGTACATCGCCGTGGGCGACCAGCAGGGCGTCGACCGCGCGGAGCTTCGGGGAACGATCCAGAACGACCTTCTGAAGGAGTACATCGCTCGAAACACCTACATCTACCCGCCCGAGCCGTCGATGCGGATCATCACGGACATCTTCGAGTTCTGTGCCGAGGAGACGCCGAAGTTCAACACCATCTCGATTTCGGGCTATCACATCCGCGAGGCCGGCTCCACGGCAGCGCAGGAACTCGCCTTTACGCTGGGAAACGGCATCGAGTACGTCGAAGCCGCCATCGAGGCCGGGCTCGATGTCGACGACTTCGCCCCGCAGCTTTCGTTCTTCTTCAACGGCCACAACAACATCTTCGAGGAGGTCGCCAAGTTCCGCGCGGCCCGCCGGATGTGGCACGACATCATGGACGAGCGCTTCGACCCGGACGATCCCAAGTCGAAACAGCTCAAGTTCCACACCCAGACCGCGGGCTCGATGCTCACCGCCCAGCAGATCGAGAACAACGTGGTCCGCGTGGCCTACCAGGCGCTCGCCGCCGTCCTCGGCGGCACCCAGAGCCTCCACACCAACGGGAAGGACGAGGCGCTTGCCCTCCCCACGGAGGAGTCCGTCCGTACTGCCCTGCGAACCCAGCAGATCCTCGCCCACGAGTCCGGCGCGGCCGACACCATCGACCCGCTCGCCGGCAGCTACTACGTCGAGTCACTCACCGACGACGTCGAGGAAGAGGCCTACGAGATCATAGAGGCGGTCGACAGCCGCGGCGGCATGCTCGAAGCGGTGGAGCAACAATGGGTCCAGCGCCAGATCCAGGACACCGCCTTCGACCGCCAGAAGGAAATCGAGGACAAAGAACGCATCATCGTCGGCGTCAACGAGTTCGAGGTCGACGAAGACCCAGAGATGGACGTCGAGGAGATCACCGAGGAGGACGAACGCCGCCAGATCAAGAACGTCCAGTCCGTCCGCGACGACCGCGACGAGGACGCTGTGGCAGATGCACTCGAGTCCCTCCGCGAGGCGGCCCGGGGTGAGGAGAATCTCATGCCACACATCATCGCGGCGGTGAAGACGTACGCGACGGTCGGCGAGATCTGTAACGTGTTGCGCGATGAGTTCGGGGAGTATCAGCCGGGGAGTGCGGTCTGA
- a CDS encoding GNAT family N-acetyltransferase: MYVRDAKNREEVWLLDHIESMELDDTAFRSRDYVIAVDEESGEKAGFGRIRIHKDGGSGGEASDSGDAGEGSENGDDSADQQTDVCELTSIGVLDNWRGQGVGAHIIERLIEYASDEGFDTVYSLTSEGEYLAQFGFRRIEESKLPPALQHRLEAKRDQTDPDAVAHALEIDRFRMPDRLREAFKQASDRDAGVADEDSPEDFGIDTESATYKYDTGR; the protein is encoded by the coding sequence ATGTACGTACGGGACGCGAAAAACCGGGAGGAGGTCTGGTTACTCGACCACATCGAGTCGATGGAGCTCGACGACACGGCGTTCCGGTCCCGTGACTACGTCATCGCAGTCGACGAGGAATCCGGCGAGAAGGCTGGATTCGGTCGGATTCGAATCCACAAGGATGGTGGGAGCGGTGGTGAGGCAAGCGACAGTGGCGATGCTGGTGAGGGCAGCGAGAACGGCGACGACTCGGCCGACCAGCAAACCGACGTCTGCGAACTCACCAGTATCGGCGTCCTCGATAACTGGCGCGGCCAGGGCGTCGGTGCACACATCATCGAACGGCTCATCGAATACGCGAGCGACGAAGGCTTCGACACCGTCTACTCGCTGACGAGCGAGGGCGAGTACCTCGCACAGTTTGGCTTCCGCCGAATCGAGGAATCGAAGCTGCCCCCAGCGCTCCAGCACCGACTCGAGGCGAAACGCGACCAAACCGACCCCGACGCCGTCGCCCACGCACTCGAGATCGATCGGTTCCGGATGCCGGATCGGCTCCGAGAGGCGTTCAAACAGGCGTCCGACCGCGACGCAGGTGTGGCCGACGAGGATAGTCCGGAGGATTTCGGCATCGACACCGAATCGGCGACGTACAAGTACGATACCGGTCGCTGA
- a CDS encoding S9 family peptidase — MAATDDLDTETADVLESLASLPTIAHPTISPDGSEIAFYYDETGRNELHVLDVETGTLEQWSDGDVPRNARWFLRWDADGDRVFFHQDEGGDEQNDIYALSRAGAVESVVEIDGQAVLNDVSDDGESLLFTSNRDGQMNAYRYDCTSEEVTKLTDYERAVGALSFSPDGERIAYATNETDDFDNIDVYVANADGSEPRNLSLGEVGAESAPMDWGPDGERLLVTDNTTDLSRAGVVDLAALDEIAVEADDDTESDAGDTDARAAADDAVTWFSDSDFEESPTGFLPGGERFFTLRDRAAQSIPVVYDIETGESRELDVPEGMTTVGRMGPSDVAIDENRLLLQHTSPTTRPELLVYDLATDEYETLLEAEYGPFSPEDFADAEYLTVQSDGVPETPAEAVDHEPADELEIGALLYDSGERPSPLLVKVHGGPRARDTKGFNLYTQMLVMQGFSVLEVNYRGSTGRGREFVEELLEDWGGAEQGDVATAAEHVLETRDWLDEDRVVVFGGSYGGYSAYWQTVQYPDLYDAGIAWIGLTDLEEQYETTMPHYRIELMEKYLGTPEENPDLYEERSPITHAKNLTAPLLMVHGVNDTRVPVSQARRYREALESLGYEFGPDGDVEYEELGEEGHASTDQRQQLRTFELLADFLDRRVDNEPADAAEHAADD; from the coding sequence ATGGCCGCGACAGACGATCTCGATACCGAGACAGCGGACGTACTCGAGTCCCTCGCATCGCTTCCGACGATCGCGCATCCGACTATCTCACCCGACGGCTCGGAGATTGCGTTCTACTACGACGAGACGGGGCGCAACGAACTCCACGTACTCGACGTAGAGACGGGGACACTCGAGCAGTGGTCCGACGGCGACGTACCGCGAAATGCGCGCTGGTTCCTCCGCTGGGACGCGGACGGAGACCGCGTGTTCTTCCACCAGGACGAGGGTGGCGACGAGCAGAACGACATCTACGCGCTCTCGCGAGCGGGAGCGGTCGAATCCGTCGTCGAAATCGATGGCCAGGCGGTTCTGAACGACGTGAGCGACGACGGGGAGTCGCTGCTGTTTACCTCGAACCGCGACGGCCAGATGAACGCGTATCGGTACGACTGCACGAGCGAGGAGGTGACCAAACTTACCGACTACGAGCGCGCCGTTGGCGCGCTGTCGTTCTCGCCGGACGGGGAACGGATCGCCTATGCGACGAACGAGACGGACGACTTCGACAACATCGACGTCTACGTCGCGAACGCCGACGGCTCGGAGCCGCGAAATCTGTCGCTCGGCGAGGTGGGTGCGGAGTCGGCACCGATGGACTGGGGGCCCGACGGAGAGCGGTTACTGGTCACGGACAATACGACGGATCTCAGCCGCGCAGGTGTCGTCGATCTCGCTGCGCTGGACGAGATTGCCGTCGAGGCCGATGACGACACCGAAAGCGACGCTGGCGACACCGACGCCCGGGCAGCAGCCGACGACGCCGTCACCTGGTTCAGCGACAGCGATTTCGAGGAGTCCCCCACTGGATTCCTGCCCGGTGGCGAGCGCTTCTTCACACTGCGCGATCGTGCGGCCCAGTCCATCCCCGTCGTTTACGACATCGAAACCGGTGAGAGCCGCGAACTCGACGTTCCCGAGGGGATGACCACCGTCGGCCGAATGGGACCGAGCGACGTCGCCATCGACGAGAATCGCCTCCTGCTTCAGCACACGAGTCCGACGACCCGACCGGAACTGCTCGTCTACGATCTCGCAACCGACGAGTACGAGACGCTCCTCGAGGCTGAGTACGGCCCGTTCTCGCCCGAGGACTTCGCCGACGCGGAGTACCTCACAGTACAATCCGACGGCGTTCCGGAGACGCCCGCCGAAGCAGTCGACCACGAGCCAGCCGACGAACTCGAGATCGGTGCGCTACTGTACGACTCCGGTGAGCGCCCGTCACCGCTGCTCGTCAAAGTCCACGGGGGGCCGCGCGCTCGGGATACCAAGGGATTCAACCTCTACACGCAGATGCTGGTTATGCAGGGCTTTTCGGTTCTCGAGGTTAACTACCGCGGCTCGACCGGCCGCGGCCGCGAGTTCGTCGAGGAACTCCTCGAGGACTGGGGCGGCGCAGAGCAGGGCGACGTGGCGACGGCCGCCGAACACGTCCTCGAAACGCGCGACTGGCTCGACGAGGACCGCGTCGTCGTCTTCGGCGGCTCCTACGGCGGCTACTCGGCCTACTGGCAGACGGTACAGTACCCCGACCTGTACGACGCCGGTATCGCCTGGATCGGCCTCACGGACCTCGAAGAGCAGTACGAGACGACGATGCCCCACTACCGGATTGAACTCATGGAGAAGTACCTCGGCACGCCCGAGGAGAACCCGGACCTCTACGAGGAGCGCTCGCCGATCACGCACGCCAAGAACCTCACCGCGCCGCTGCTCATGGTTCACGGCGTCAACGACACCCGCGTCCCCGTCTCACAGGCCCGGCGCTATCGCGAGGCACTCGAGTCCCTCGGCTACGAGTTCGGCCCCGATGGCGATGTCGAGTACGAAGAACTTGGAGAGGAGGGCCACGCGTCGACCGACCAGCGCCAGCAACTGCGGACGTTCGAGTTGCTCGCGGACTTCCTCGACCGACGGGTTGACAACGAGCCTGCGGATGCTGCCGAGCACGCGGCAGACGACTAA
- a CDS encoding sensory rhodopsin transducer encodes MATGKTTWTIPEGYIPEGSNGPEPEMLSHESICILNTSDEDASVEITVYFTDRGPVGPFEKTVPAERTKHLRFNEFEEPEEIPTGTPFASVIESDVPVVCQHTRLDSRQAENALLSTIAYPSDS; translated from the coding sequence ATGGCCACAGGGAAGACCACCTGGACGATTCCTGAGGGATACATCCCCGAAGGGAGCAACGGTCCCGAACCTGAGATGCTGAGTCACGAATCAATCTGCATTTTGAATACGAGTGACGAGGACGCCAGCGTCGAGATCACGGTCTACTTCACTGACCGCGGACCAGTGGGGCCGTTCGAGAAGACGGTGCCGGCCGAACGGACCAAACACCTGCGGTTCAACGAGTTCGAAGAGCCGGAAGAAATCCCGACGGGAACGCCATTCGCCAGCGTGATCGAATCCGACGTGCCGGTCGTCTGCCAGCACACCCGGCTGGACTCGCGACAGGCCGAGAACGCGCTGCTCTCGACGATTGCGTATCCGAGCGACTCGTAG
- a CDS encoding aldehyde ferredoxin oxidoreductase C-terminal domain-containing protein, with product MLHAKGPLLTVDVGERTATETEIDDLLAETVGGRATATALAHERIPFDAEPFGPENRAYLSTGPLQQSQMSFTGRMNMTGLSPLTEGLVSTNAGGYLSRNFVEAGISVFEVVGESDELLAIHVTDSGVEFEEVPELEGATVPETSDYMADHHDLGPEHCIAIGPAGENLVRFASVMTFDSRAFGRGGLGAVLGSKNVKCVTFEGDSDAAPEVDVEIPNPPEMDIHREAATSDDRMRRQGTTGGTEFINDNFSLPTRYFEGYEFEDADQIGGNAVEEKKYKKGSCSACAYACKLPTRDEERGVETEGPEFETVYAFGSMHGVGDIVDVMQANELCDNYGMDTISAGVTVAAYLASEDEFGNAELAQEITEKIARREGVGDTLAEGVARCHDDLGVENLTVKGMEFAAHDGRVLHGQGLSYAVANRGADHMYAGMLSLEYAGELDPEGTLGKADVLVDQENHNAFRDTGIVCAFGGDYVTEERLGTLFDADYEDLLEVGKRTIERERHFNNQRGLDSADDVLPYEIPDLEEAVAEYYEARGWNDDGTVPETTDAVAAGETAVPSDD from the coding sequence ATGCTTCACGCAAAGGGGCCGCTGCTGACCGTTGACGTCGGTGAGCGAACGGCCACTGAGACCGAAATCGACGACCTGCTCGCCGAAACCGTCGGCGGGCGGGCGACCGCGACCGCACTGGCACACGAGCGAATTCCGTTCGATGCGGAGCCGTTCGGACCCGAGAACCGCGCCTACCTCTCGACGGGGCCGCTCCAGCAGTCCCAGATGTCCTTTACGGGTCGGATGAACATGACCGGCCTCTCACCGTTGACAGAGGGACTCGTCTCGACGAACGCTGGCGGCTATCTCTCGCGCAACTTCGTGGAGGCTGGCATCAGCGTTTTCGAGGTCGTCGGCGAGAGCGACGAACTGCTCGCCATCCACGTCACCGACAGCGGCGTCGAGTTCGAAGAAGTACCGGAACTCGAGGGCGCGACGGTTCCCGAGACCTCCGACTACATGGCCGACCACCACGACCTCGGCCCCGAACACTGCATCGCCATCGGCCCGGCGGGCGAGAACCTCGTTCGCTTCGCGTCGGTGATGACGTTCGACTCGCGGGCGTTCGGCCGTGGTGGCCTCGGTGCAGTTCTCGGCTCGAAGAACGTCAAGTGCGTCACCTTCGAGGGTGACAGCGATGCAGCACCCGAGGTCGACGTCGAGATTCCGAACCCACCGGAGATGGACATCCACCGCGAGGCGGCCACCTCGGACGACCGGATGCGTCGCCAGGGGACCACCGGCGGGACGGAGTTCATCAACGACAACTTCTCGCTGCCGACGCGCTATTTCGAGGGATACGAGTTCGAGGACGCAGATCAGATCGGCGGCAACGCCGTTGAGGAGAAGAAGTACAAGAAAGGATCCTGTTCGGCCTGCGCCTACGCCTGCAAACTCCCGACGCGGGACGAAGAGCGCGGCGTCGAGACGGAGGGCCCGGAGTTCGAGACCGTCTACGCCTTCGGCTCGATGCACGGTGTCGGCGACATCGTCGACGTCATGCAGGCGAACGAACTCTGTGACAACTACGGGATGGACACCATCTCCGCGGGCGTCACCGTCGCGGCCTATCTCGCGAGCGAAGACGAGTTCGGGAACGCAGAACTTGCCCAGGAGATTACCGAGAAAATCGCCCGCCGCGAGGGCGTCGGCGACACGCTCGCGGAGGGGGTCGCTCGCTGTCACGACGACCTCGGCGTCGAGAACCTCACCGTGAAGGGCATGGAGTTCGCCGCCCACGACGGCCGTGTTCTCCACGGACAGGGCCTGTCCTACGCCGTCGCGAATCGCGGTGCGGACCACATGTACGCCGGCATGCTGAGTCTCGAGTACGCCGGCGAACTCGATCCGGAAGGTACCCTCGGCAAGGCCGACGTGCTGGTCGACCAGGAGAATCACAACGCCTTCCGCGACACGGGTATCGTCTGTGCCTTCGGCGGCGATTACGTCACCGAGGAGCGTCTGGGGACGCTGTTCGACGCCGACTACGAGGACCTCCTCGAGGTTGGCAAGCGAACGATCGAGCGCGAGCGACACTTCAACAATCAGCGCGGCCTCGACAGCGCGGACGACGTGCTCCCCTACGAGATTCCGGATCTCGAGGAAGCGGTCGCGGAGTACTACGAGGCTCGCGGCTGGAACGACGACGGAACGGTGCCGGAGACGACGGATGCGGTCGCGGCGGGCGAGACGGCGGTTCCGTCGGACGACTGA